In a single window of the Caproicibacterium sp. BJN0003 genome:
- a CDS encoding class I SAM-dependent methyltransferase: MGCPFPKLGERLQLCASFVRSGVRLCDVGTDHGYLPIFLAKQGKILYAVASDIRSGPLQNAQENLSRYHVSDLVETRISDGILKIGEDEADDFVIAGMGGELIMKILSQKSWVKNPQKHWILQPMSKAFELRAFLFENGFFTQQEKAVIDDKKVYSVMLVSYAPEKISRHPGDLYIGQICADSEAGKAYYQKELEDLAKRRNGAMISHKKADEERYAAEILAIQKLENL; this comes from the coding sequence ATGGGATGTCCTTTTCCTAAGCTTGGAGAACGTTTGCAGCTTTGCGCCTCTTTTGTTCGTTCTGGGGTTAGACTATGTGATGTTGGAACAGATCATGGTTATCTGCCGATTTTTTTAGCAAAACAGGGAAAAATTCTTTATGCGGTTGCTTCAGATATTCGTTCAGGCCCCCTTCAAAATGCCCAAGAGAATCTTTCACGCTATCATGTTTCTGATCTTGTGGAGACTAGAATCTCTGACGGGATTTTGAAAATTGGAGAAGATGAGGCAGATGATTTTGTGATAGCCGGCATGGGCGGCGAACTGATCATGAAAATTCTATCACAGAAATCATGGGTTAAAAATCCTCAGAAGCATTGGATCTTACAGCCAATGTCAAAAGCTTTTGAACTGAGAGCGTTCTTATTTGAAAATGGATTTTTTACGCAGCAAGAAAAAGCTGTCATTGATGATAAAAAAGTCTATTCTGTTATGCTGGTTTCCTATGCACCGGAGAAAATCAGCCGTCATCCAGGAGATTTATATATTGGGCAAATTTGTGCGGATTCCGAAGCCGGAAAAGCTTACTATCAAAAGGAACTGGAAGATTTGGCGAAGCGCCGCAATGGAGCAATGATTTCTCATAAGAAAGCAGACGAAGAAAGATATGCTGCCGAAATTTTGGCGATTCAAAAGTTGGAAAATCTTTAA
- the tgt gene encoding tRNA guanosine(34) transglycosylase Tgt — MYQLLKQEGAARRGQFTTVHGTVQTPAFMNVATDGAIKGAVSALDLKELHCQVQLCNTYHLHLRPGDDKVKKLGGLHKFTQWDGPILTDSGGFQVFSLAKLRNIQEEGVTFASHIDGHKIFMGPEESMQIQSHLGSTIAMAFDECMKNPAEYDYAKRSTERTTRWLIRCKAEMERLNSLPDTINPQQMLWGINQGATYKDLRIEHMKAIRELDLPGYAIGGLAVGESADVMYDIIETVEPYMPKDRPRYLMGVGTPANILESIRRGVDIFDCVMPTRNARHGHAFTMQGIRNLMNAKYELDTLPIEEGCECPTCRHFTRAYVHHLMKAGEMLGMRLMVLHNLYFYNTLMEKIRDALDKNEFEQFYSKVLPSISIRI; from the coding sequence ATGTATCAGCTTTTAAAACAGGAGGGTGCCGCACGGCGTGGACAATTTACTACTGTGCATGGAACTGTACAGACACCTGCTTTTATGAATGTTGCGACAGACGGTGCGATCAAAGGAGCCGTTTCTGCGCTCGATTTAAAAGAACTTCATTGTCAAGTACAGCTTTGCAATACTTATCATCTGCATTTGCGCCCAGGAGATGATAAAGTTAAAAAACTCGGCGGACTTCATAAATTTACTCAGTGGGATGGTCCAATTTTAACAGACAGCGGTGGATTCCAGGTTTTTTCTTTAGCGAAGCTCCGCAATATTCAAGAGGAAGGCGTAACATTTGCGTCCCATATTGACGGACATAAAATTTTTATGGGACCCGAAGAAAGCATGCAGATTCAATCCCATCTCGGGAGTACAATTGCGATGGCATTTGATGAATGTATGAAAAATCCGGCAGAATATGATTATGCCAAAAGATCGACAGAGCGTACAACTCGCTGGTTGATTCGTTGCAAAGCGGAAATGGAACGGCTTAATTCTCTTCCAGATACGATCAATCCGCAGCAGATGCTCTGGGGAATCAATCAGGGAGCAACTTACAAAGATTTGAGAATTGAGCATATGAAGGCAATTCGGGAACTCGATCTGCCGGGGTATGCAATTGGTGGATTGGCTGTCGGAGAAAGTGCCGACGTTATGTATGATATTATTGAAACAGTAGAACCCTATATGCCGAAAGATCGTCCACGTTATCTAATGGGGGTGGGGACACCGGCTAATATCCTAGAATCTATTCGGCGCGGTGTTGATATTTTTGACTGCGTGATGCCTACCAGAAATGCACGGCATGGCCATGCATTTACAATGCAGGGAATTCGAAATCTGATGAATGCAAAGTATGAGCTGGACACACTGCCGATAGAAGAAGGCTGTGAGTGTCCTACCTGTCGTCACTTTACGAGAGCTTATGTGCACCATCTGATGAAGGCTGGAGAGATGTTGGGAATGCGTCTTATGGTTCTTCATAATCTCTATTTCTATAATACACTGATGGAAAAAATTCGTGATGCGTTGGATAAAAATGAATTTGAACAATTTTATTCAAAAGTTTTGCCTTCTATCAGCATTCGAATTTAA
- the scfA gene encoding six-cysteine ranthipeptide SCIFF: MKQIKTLNQANLKESAVKGGCGECQASCQSACKVSCTVANQKCENKNR, encoded by the coding sequence ATGAAACAGATTAAAACTTTAAATCAGGCTAATTTAAAAGAAAGTGCTGTTAAAGGCGGATGCGGCGAGTGCCAGGCTTCCTGCCAGTCTGCCTGCAAGGTTTCCTGCACGGTAGCAAACCAGAAATGTGAGAACAAAAACCGGTAA
- the dapA gene encoding 4-hydroxy-tetrahydrodipicolinate synthase, which yields MKQPLFTGSAVALVTPFHEDGSVNYGQLEQLLDFHLRNHTDAIVTCATSGESPTLTSEEYSKIIDLTVHKIGGEIPVIAGAGSNSTEKTLELCKTAEALGVDGLLLVTPFYNKTSQKGLIAHYTFLAQRVQIPIIIYNVPSRTGLNVLPSTYKALSYLPMINGVKEANGNISAVSETIALCQDELNVYSGNDDQALPMMALGAKGVISVFANCMPQEMHDLCAAMLLGDLKKANELQVKYLELMNALFTDVNPIPVKEALKMMGMNCGPCRLPLTEMDESKKELLKNALKSLSLL from the coding sequence ATGAAGCAGCCTTTGTTTACCGGGTCTGCTGTCGCCCTTGTTACCCCTTTTCATGAAGATGGTTCTGTAAATTATGGGCAGCTCGAGCAGCTTCTGGACTTTCACCTGCGAAATCACACAGATGCAATTGTTACTTGTGCCACCAGCGGTGAATCTCCAACATTGACTTCTGAAGAATATTCAAAGATCATTGATCTGACCGTTCACAAAATTGGGGGGGAAATCCCTGTAATTGCCGGAGCGGGCAGCAATTCTACGGAAAAAACGTTGGAGCTTTGCAAAACAGCGGAAGCTCTCGGCGTAGATGGACTTCTTCTAGTCACTCCGTTTTACAACAAGACTTCACAAAAAGGTCTAATTGCACATTATACTTTTTTGGCCCAACGAGTTCAAATTCCAATTATTATTTATAATGTCCCGTCACGTACAGGGTTAAACGTTTTACCGTCTACCTATAAAGCGCTCAGCTATTTACCAATGATCAATGGTGTAAAAGAAGCAAACGGAAATATTTCTGCTGTTTCTGAAACCATTGCACTCTGTCAAGATGAATTAAATGTGTATTCCGGCAACGATGACCAAGCTCTGCCAATGATGGCTCTTGGCGCCAAAGGTGTTATTTCAGTCTTTGCAAATTGCATGCCGCAAGAGATGCACGATCTATGTGCAGCAATGTTGTTGGGAGATCTAAAAAAGGCAAATGAACTTCAAGTAAAATATTTGGAACTTATGAATGCACTTTTTACAGATGTGAATCCAATTCCTGTAAAAGAAGCTCTGAAAATGATGGGTATGAATTGCGGTCCTTGTCGGCTACCACTGACAGAAATGGATGAATCCAAAAAAGAACTTTTAAAAAATGCTTTAAAAAGTCTTTCTCTTCTCTGA
- the queA gene encoding tRNA preQ1(34) S-adenosylmethionine ribosyltransferase-isomerase QueA — protein sequence MPLDLKDLKTKDFAYDLPKELIAQTPIEPRDASRLMVLDKETGKIEHAHFHDIVNFLHPGDCLVLNDSRVLPARIYGIKEDTGARVEFLLLRNRGNDIWEVLCGPGKRAKPGSKFTFGDNLLKAEVLEIIEDGNRLVKFSYDGSFFSILDQIGQMPLPPYIKKKLENKERYQTVYSREVGSAAAPTAGLHFTKELLQKVRDMGVKVEFVTLHVGLGTFRPVTAEHITDHQMHSEHYELPKETADAINETKKNGGRVIAVGTTSCRTLESVATKEGCIKESEGWTDIFIYPGYQFKALDGLITNFHLPESTLIMLVSALAGYDHIMNAYKVAVEEKYRFFSFGDAMFIH from the coding sequence ATGCCACTTGATTTAAAAGACTTAAAAACAAAGGATTTTGCTTATGATCTGCCCAAGGAATTGATTGCACAAACGCCGATTGAACCTCGGGATGCGTCCAGATTAATGGTGCTTGATAAAGAGACGGGAAAGATCGAGCATGCACATTTTCATGATATTGTTAACTTCCTTCATCCCGGAGACTGTTTGGTCCTAAATGATTCTAGAGTTCTTCCAGCGAGAATCTATGGAATTAAGGAAGATACTGGTGCAAGGGTAGAGTTCCTTCTTCTGCGCAATCGTGGAAATGATATTTGGGAGGTCCTCTGCGGTCCCGGAAAACGAGCAAAGCCAGGCTCGAAGTTTACATTTGGGGACAACCTTTTAAAGGCGGAAGTCCTCGAAATTATCGAAGACGGTAATCGCCTCGTGAAATTTAGTTACGATGGAAGTTTCTTTAGCATTCTAGATCAGATTGGACAAATGCCTCTTCCGCCTTATATCAAAAAGAAATTGGAAAATAAGGAACGCTATCAGACTGTTTATTCCAGAGAAGTCGGTTCTGCAGCGGCGCCTACAGCCGGACTCCATTTTACAAAGGAACTTTTGCAGAAGGTTCGTGATATGGGAGTTAAGGTGGAATTTGTTACGCTGCATGTTGGATTAGGAACTTTTCGTCCGGTCACAGCAGAACATATCACAGACCATCAGATGCACTCTGAACATTATGAGCTTCCTAAAGAGACTGCTGATGCGATCAATGAGACAAAGAAAAATGGCGGACGTGTGATTGCAGTTGGGACTACCAGCTGCCGCACTTTGGAATCAGTTGCTACAAAAGAGGGATGTATTAAGGAAAGCGAAGGCTGGACTGATATTTTCATTTATCCAGGTTACCAATTTAAAGCTCTGGATGGATTGATTACCAATTTTCATCTGCCGGAAAGCACGTTGATTATGCTCGTTTCTGCTTTAGCCGGGTACGACCACATCATGAATGCATATAAAGTAGCGGTAGAGGAAAAATATCGTTTCTTCTCTTTTGGAGACGCGATGTTTATTCACTAA
- a CDS encoding ACT domain-containing protein encodes MRENESISTISEITLVTLLNCPVDPDFIAKVFEKIADLGVNVDMISFSPNQGGSTAISFTIMDEDLGKILKFTSALREKAQIKPIISSNNCKINIYDENMVNTPGMAAKIFAAFSSINTDFRIVTTSDVDISVLVTEADYNDTLKAIQSAVQKN; translated from the coding sequence ATGCGTGAAAATGAATCAATCTCCACTATTAGTGAGATTACTCTTGTGACTTTGCTTAACTGTCCAGTTGACCCTGATTTTATTGCAAAGGTTTTTGAAAAGATCGCAGATTTAGGCGTAAATGTAGATATGATTTCTTTTTCGCCAAATCAAGGGGGATCTACTGCAATTTCCTTTACCATCATGGATGAAGATCTCGGAAAAATTTTAAAATTCACTTCTGCTTTACGAGAGAAAGCACAAATTAAACCTATTATCAGCAGCAACAACTGCAAGATTAATATTTACGACGAAAATATGGTAAATACTCCGGGCATGGCTGCAAAAATCTTTGCAGCGTTTTCTTCTATTAACACCGATTTTCGAATCGTTACGACTTCCGATGTAGATATTTCGGTTCTTGTAACAGAGGCAGATTATAATGATACGCTGAAAGCAATTCAAAGTGCTGTTCAAAAGAATTAA
- the asd gene encoding aspartate-semialdehyde dehydrogenase produces MKQYKVGIIGATGMVGQRFATLLENHPWFHVTALAASARSAGKTYEEAVAGRWLLSSPMPESMKKMIVFDAEKDVDKVTALVDFVFCAVNMKKEDTKVLEELYAKHECPVMSNNSANRHTPDVPMIIPEINADHAQVIDAQRKRLGTKRGFISVKSNCSLQSYVPAIHPLMDLNVTKVLACTYQAISGAGKTFKTFPEIIDNVIPYIGGEEEKSEQEPMKIWGHVENGKIVEATSPSVTSQCLRVPVSDGHMAAVFASFEKKASLEEIIERWESYKGAPQELNLPSAPKQFLHYFREPDRPQPRLERNLENGMAVSIGRLRPDTQYTIKFVCFSHNTLRGAAGGAVLMAELLAAKGYLD; encoded by the coding sequence ATGAAACAGTACAAAGTAGGTATCATAGGCGCTACCGGGATGGTTGGGCAGCGTTTTGCAACGCTTTTGGAAAACCACCCATGGTTTCACGTAACTGCTCTTGCAGCAAGTGCCCGCTCCGCAGGAAAGACCTACGAAGAAGCCGTTGCAGGCCGTTGGCTTCTCTCTTCCCCGATGCCGGAAAGCATGAAAAAAATGATTGTGTTTGACGCAGAAAAAGATGTTGATAAAGTAACGGCTCTTGTGGATTTTGTTTTCTGCGCTGTAAATATGAAAAAAGAAGATACAAAAGTGCTCGAGGAGCTTTATGCCAAACACGAATGCCCTGTTATGAGCAACAACAGTGCGAATCGCCATACTCCTGATGTTCCGATGATCATTCCAGAAATCAATGCTGATCACGCACAGGTAATTGACGCACAGCGCAAACGCCTTGGAACAAAGCGTGGATTTATCAGTGTAAAGTCAAATTGTTCCCTGCAAAGCTATGTTCCTGCAATTCATCCGTTGATGGATTTAAATGTTACTAAGGTCCTGGCCTGCACTTATCAGGCAATTTCAGGCGCCGGAAAAACATTTAAGACTTTCCCGGAAATTATTGATAATGTGATTCCATACATTGGTGGTGAGGAAGAAAAGAGCGAACAGGAGCCTATGAAGATCTGGGGTCATGTGGAGAACGGAAAAATTGTAGAAGCAACTTCTCCCAGCGTTACCAGTCAGTGTCTGCGTGTTCCGGTATCGGATGGTCATATGGCAGCTGTTTTTGCCAGCTTTGAGAAAAAAGCTTCTCTAGAAGAAATCATTGAGCGTTGGGAAAGCTATAAGGGAGCTCCGCAGGAGCTAAATCTGCCAAGTGCTCCAAAGCAGTTCCTTCACTATTTCCGTGAACCAGATCGTCCTCAGCCTCGTCTGGAGCGTAATCTGGAAAATGGTATGGCTGTTTCTATCGGACGTCTTCGTCCGGATACGCAATATACCATTAAATTCGTATGCTTCAGCCATAATACGCTTCGCGGAGCAGCCGGAGGCGCAGTTTTAATGGCAGAACTTTTGGCCGCAAAAGGCTATCTCGACTAA
- the dapB gene encoding 4-hydroxy-tetrahydrodipicolinate reductase, which yields MGTKILISGCNGHMGKVVAQELENRKNAQVVAGIDLTSAPCKFPVYSNPINVAEKVDVIIDFSNPAALSSLLTYAKAQKIPVVFCTTGYSEEQEKEIKKASEEIPIFRSGNMSIGINLLIELAKKAAKILGTDFDVEIIEKHHNQKLDAPSGTALMIADGISSVRDETHYVFDRHSQRKKREKSEIGISSIRGGTIIGEHEVMFAGHHEVITLTHSAQSREIFAIGAINAACFLAGKPAGFYQMSDLLKEGGQF from the coding sequence ATGGGAACGAAAATTCTGATCAGTGGATGTAATGGTCACATGGGAAAAGTAGTTGCTCAGGAATTGGAAAATCGAAAAAATGCTCAAGTAGTCGCAGGGATTGATTTAACTTCTGCCCCCTGCAAATTTCCAGTTTATTCGAATCCAATTAACGTAGCGGAAAAAGTGGATGTTATCATTGACTTTTCTAATCCTGCAGCACTCTCTTCCCTACTAACCTATGCAAAAGCCCAAAAGATTCCGGTCGTTTTCTGCACAACCGGATACAGTGAGGAACAGGAAAAAGAAATCAAAAAAGCTTCTGAGGAAATTCCTATTTTTCGGTCTGGAAACATGTCGATTGGAATCAATCTGCTGATCGAGCTTGCAAAAAAAGCTGCAAAAATTCTCGGGACTGATTTTGATGTCGAAATCATCGAAAAACATCACAACCAAAAATTAGATGCTCCTAGCGGAACAGCATTAATGATTGCTGATGGTATTTCTTCTGTTCGGGATGAAACTCATTATGTTTTTGATCGCCACTCTCAGAGAAAGAAACGTGAGAAAAGTGAGATCGGCATTTCATCTATTCGAGGTGGAACCATTATTGGAGAACATGAAGTAATGTTTGCCGGCCATCACGAAGTAATTACATTGACCCACTCCGCTCAATCGAGAGAGATTTTTGCAATCGGTGCAATTAACGCTGCTTGCTTCCTTGCGGGAAAACCAGCCGGATTTTATCAGATGTCTGATCTTTTAAAAGAAGGGGGGCAATTTTAA
- a CDS encoding zinc-ribbon domain containing protein: MYEDKTLICKECGAEFVFTAGEQEFYASKGFVNEPQRCKACRDARKNAARPAREMYTAICANCGKEAKVPFKPREDRPVYCSECFAKMKEQQG, encoded by the coding sequence ATGTACGAAGACAAGACTCTCATCTGCAAGGAATGTGGCGCTGAATTCGTTTTCACCGCCGGTGAACAGGAGTTCTATGCTTCCAAGGGATTCGTAAATGAGCCCCAGCGTTGCAAGGCCTGCCGTGATGCCCGCAAGAATGCCGCTAGACCGGCACGTGAGATGTATACCGCAATTTGCGCAAACTGCGGTAAAGAAGCAAAAGTGCCCTTTAAACCGCGTGAAGACCGTCCTGTATATTGCAGTGAGTGCTTTGCAAAGATGAAGGAGCAGCAGGGTTAA
- a CDS encoding Rqc2 family fibronectin-binding protein, which yields MALDGAFLHHLKHEIEETALGARVDKLYQPNRNEIVLILRSREGIWKLLLSTRANSARIHFISSIPENPKVPPMLCMLLRKRLVGAKLVGIRQPGLERVLLLDFDAIDELGDPVCLTLAAEIMGRYSNLILIDENGKVIDALKRVNAEMSSERLILPGITYQLPPPQAKLCLLDFSPEEIIQKMESLPADMELSKALLKSIQGLSPIVCRELQFQIGRGQELFNHTLSSEMKERTAFFLGQLKETVLHCSGIPYMISNNEKPFDFSFLPIHQYGTQAVLNQKENFSVLLDDFYGERDRVERMRIKSRGLLHILSTSSDRLSRKINTQQGELEQCAKRDELRLCGDLLSANLYRIEKGASSVEIENFYEEAMPIKTISLDPALTANQNVQKYYKEYRKAHTAEQMLTVQIHEAEKELRYLDTVFDELSRAELERDLNEIRAELMEQGYIRIPKGTKQKQPKESIPWKFMTSDGHSVLVGRNNHQNDLLTLKKAHKNDLWFHTQKVPGSHVILETSGEAPSETAILECASLAAFYSHAKDSAQVPVDYTLVRYVSKPQGAKPGMVIYREQKTIYCTPDPEIVKRLKKS from the coding sequence ATGGCCTTAGATGGCGCATTTTTACATCATTTAAAACATGAAATTGAAGAAACGGCATTGGGAGCAAGAGTCGATAAACTTTATCAGCCCAATCGGAATGAAATCGTTTTGATCCTGCGCTCCAGAGAAGGAATCTGGAAATTGCTGCTTTCTACCAGAGCAAACAGTGCAAGAATTCATTTTATCTCTTCCATTCCAGAAAATCCAAAGGTTCCGCCGATGCTTTGTATGCTCCTGCGAAAGAGACTTGTTGGAGCAAAACTAGTTGGAATCCGTCAGCCGGGGCTAGAACGCGTTCTGCTGCTCGATTTTGATGCGATTGATGAATTAGGAGACCCTGTCTGTTTAACGCTTGCTGCGGAAATTATGGGCCGTTACAGCAACTTGATTTTAATTGATGAGAATGGAAAAGTAATCGATGCTTTAAAGCGGGTAAACGCAGAGATGAGTTCTGAACGTTTAATATTGCCGGGAATTACCTATCAGCTGCCGCCACCGCAGGCAAAGCTTTGTCTTTTGGATTTTTCGCCAGAAGAAATCATTCAAAAAATGGAATCCCTGCCCGCCGATATGGAACTTTCAAAAGCCCTTTTGAAAAGTATACAAGGGCTTTCTCCAATCGTATGCAGAGAACTGCAATTTCAAATCGGCAGGGGACAGGAGCTTTTTAATCACACCCTTTCTAGCGAGATGAAAGAACGTACAGCTTTCTTTTTGGGACAACTAAAAGAAACCGTACTCCATTGTTCTGGAATTCCATATATGATATCCAACAATGAAAAACCGTTCGATTTTTCCTTTTTGCCAATTCATCAATATGGAACACAAGCGGTACTCAATCAAAAAGAAAATTTTTCTGTATTGTTGGATGATTTTTATGGAGAAAGAGATCGCGTAGAGCGAATGCGGATAAAAAGTCGTGGTTTGCTCCATATTCTCTCCACTTCCTCAGATCGGTTAAGCAGAAAGATCAATACACAGCAGGGAGAACTGGAACAATGTGCAAAACGCGATGAGTTGAGACTTTGCGGAGATTTGTTGAGCGCAAATTTGTATCGGATTGAGAAGGGAGCTTCTTCCGTTGAGATTGAAAACTTTTATGAAGAAGCAATGCCAATTAAAACGATCTCTCTGGATCCAGCCTTAACGGCCAATCAAAATGTGCAGAAATATTATAAAGAATATCGAAAAGCACATACGGCAGAACAGATGTTAACTGTCCAGATTCATGAAGCAGAAAAAGAACTTCGTTATCTTGATACCGTTTTTGATGAGCTATCACGAGCAGAATTGGAACGGGATCTTAATGAAATTCGTGCAGAGTTGATGGAACAGGGATATATCAGAATTCCAAAAGGGACAAAACAAAAGCAACCGAAAGAATCGATTCCGTGGAAATTTATGACCAGCGACGGACATTCTGTTTTGGTGGGGCGAAATAACCATCAAAATGATTTGCTTACTTTAAAAAAAGCTCATAAAAATGATTTATGGTTTCATACACAGAAAGTTCCAGGCTCTCATGTGATTTTGGAGACTTCTGGGGAAGCCCCTTCCGAAACAGCCATTTTGGAATGTGCTTCTTTGGCAGCTTTTTACAGTCACGCGAAAGACTCTGCTCAAGTCCCTGTAGATTATACGCTGGTACGCTATGTCAGTAAACCGCAAGGAGCAAAGCCTGGTATGGTCATTTACAGAGAGCAGAAGACAATTTACTGTACTCCTGATCCAGAGATTGTAAAACGACTGAAGAAATCTTAA
- a CDS encoding sigma-70 family RNA polymerase sigma factor, giving the protein MKTSVKTPEKGLSDIELSALIKAGNPDAFSELAERYLSLVRIKVLPYRCAMLDGDDLCQEGLMGLYSAACSFQPEGTASFRTYAAVCIENRILSAYRKATNDKNRLLNVSVPLFEKEGLFSPEEENPEARIMAMEGFELLKHKIEKNLSKMEQKVLRSYLNGNSYSEIAVQLKITAKAADNALQRARLKLRQTF; this is encoded by the coding sequence GTGAAAACGAGTGTGAAAACGCCGGAAAAGGGGCTTTCTGATATTGAGTTGTCAGCTTTAATAAAAGCCGGGAATCCAGATGCGTTTTCAGAACTTGCAGAGCGCTATTTATCCTTGGTGAGGATCAAGGTCCTGCCTTATCGTTGTGCAATGTTAGATGGGGACGATCTTTGTCAGGAAGGTTTAATGGGACTTTATTCTGCCGCTTGTAGTTTTCAACCGGAAGGAACAGCCTCTTTTCGAACATATGCGGCGGTTTGTATCGAAAATCGTATTTTATCTGCTTATCGCAAAGCAACAAATGATAAAAATCGTTTATTGAATGTTTCGGTTCCGCTTTTTGAGAAAGAAGGGCTTTTTTCTCCTGAAGAAGAAAATCCGGAAGCACGAATTATGGCAATGGAAGGATTCGAACTTCTCAAGCATAAAATTGAAAAAAACTTATCTAAAATGGAACAAAAAGTGCTAAGGTCATATCTTAATGGGAACAGCTATTCTGAAATTGCAGTGCAGTTAAAGATTACTGCAAAAGCGGCTGATAATGCTCTGCAGCGTGCCCGCCTTAAGCTTAGACAAACATTTTAG
- a CDS encoding Nif3-like dinuclear metal center hexameric protein has product MMTKALDVYQYIDSFAPFSGAMDFDNPGLLVGDGSEEVSTAILALDITPSVIEEAKQKGAQLIISHHPVIFTPLKKLIPGTAPYELVRNGIAAICAHTNLDMAHGGVNDCLADRLELTNIRTLKEYAPGFREALMGDLKTPMAPFEFAKFVKESLHADGLRYTKGDKPVHTVGLCSGGGIDLLETAMQMGCDAFVTGESKHNFLVEADSYHYTLVDAGHFFTEDVVIEPLREKLETRFPEVCWIKSVVMKSPAFYI; this is encoded by the coding sequence ATGATGACGAAAGCACTTGATGTTTATCAATATATTGACAGTTTTGCTCCCTTTAGTGGGGCAATGGATTTTGATAATCCGGGGCTTCTTGTCGGAGATGGTTCCGAAGAAGTCTCTACTGCAATTTTGGCTTTGGATATTACTCCGAGCGTAATAGAAGAAGCAAAGCAAAAAGGTGCCCAACTGATCATAAGTCATCATCCGGTTATTTTTACGCCCCTCAAAAAGCTAATTCCAGGGACAGCTCCTTATGAATTGGTTCGTAACGGAATTGCTGCTATTTGTGCGCATACCAATCTGGATATGGCGCATGGCGGAGTCAATGATTGTCTTGCCGATCGTCTCGAACTGACCAACATCAGAACATTAAAAGAATATGCACCGGGATTCCGAGAGGCATTGATGGGGGATTTAAAAACACCAATGGCTCCTTTTGAGTTTGCAAAATTTGTAAAAGAATCATTACATGCCGACGGTCTTCGCTATACAAAAGGAGATAAACCAGTTCATACAGTTGGCCTTTGCAGCGGCGGCGGAATCGACCTACTCGAAACTGCTATGCAAATGGGATGTGATGCTTTTGTAACGGGAGAAAGTAAGCACAATTTTCTGGTGGAAGCTGATTCTTATCATTATACGTTGGTCGATGCCGGGCATTTCTTTACAGAAGATGTTGTCATCGAACCTCTCCGTGAAAAACTAGAAACCCGTTTCCCAGAAGTCTGTTGGATAAAATCGGTCGTTATGAAAAGTCCGGCTTTTTATATTTAA
- a CDS encoding TIGR04086 family membrane protein, whose amino-acid sequence MSHKKRVVAFSSTSPALTIFRAVLFGTIFGTIFCAVLLLICAWAITNIGQIPQDYLQMIILGVSGVSAFLAGLVAAKVGKKRGLILGAICGVVLFLICLLAGMLHSQVENATAVLMRLIIMSLAGALGGFVMAGKPTKIK is encoded by the coding sequence ATGTCACATAAAAAGAGAGTAGTAGCTTTTTCATCGACTTCACCGGCTTTGACCATTTTCCGTGCAGTTCTGTTTGGTACGATATTCGGAACAATTTTCTGTGCTGTGCTATTGCTGATTTGTGCATGGGCAATTACCAACATCGGACAGATTCCGCAAGACTATCTTCAAATGATCATCTTGGGGGTTTCCGGAGTCAGTGCCTTTTTAGCAGGGCTAGTTGCTGCGAAAGTTGGGAAAAAGCGCGGACTGATTTTAGGTGCTATCTGCGGAGTTGTGCTGTTTTTAATCTGTTTGTTAGCAGGAATGCTTCATAGCCAGGTTGAAAATGCGACAGCTGTTCTTATGCGCCTGATTATTATGAGCTTGGCGGGAGCTTTGGGTGGCTTTGTAATGGCTGGAAAACCTACAAAAATCAAATAG
- the yajC gene encoding preprotein translocase subunit YajC — MDNTWWIWVFYGLIIFGFYFFLIRPQNKKKKQEDQMRKSAEIGDDVTTIGGIVGRVVGVKDDDDSLIIETGTDRVKMRVKRWSIGSVDTIRNEPEKKDDKADKKASKKSDK, encoded by the coding sequence ATGGATAATACTTGGTGGATATGGGTATTTTATGGCCTAATTATTTTCGGTTTCTATTTCTTCCTGATCCGTCCACAAAACAAGAAGAAAAAGCAAGAAGATCAGATGCGCAAAAGTGCTGAGATCGGTGATGATGTTACAACAATCGGCGGCATTGTGGGCAGAGTAGTCGGAGTAAAAGATGATGACGATTCTCTGATCATTGAAACTGGCACAGACCGTGTAAAAATGCGTGTAAAGCGTTGGTCAATCGGCAGTGTGGATACAATTCGCAATGAGCCTGAAAAGAAAGACGATAAAGCAGATAAAAAAGCCAGTAAAAAATCTGATAAATAA